The proteins below come from a single Ewingella sp. CoE-038-23 genomic window:
- a CDS encoding tyrosine-type recombinase/integrase encodes MTELTTLPGPERRPMLMVRPEDHRRALALRQMAMAYADLPRYLLLPEVSALLHYLPDWSQHALVSTLWNTGGRINEVLALKRRDFRLNGDYPHVVIRTAKQRRAGTGRPAKGKSANRVVPLSDPGFVDELRRLFASTRERIETDAQTGERRPLPIWTATDRTVRNWLTRAVDEARRDGVTFSVPVTPHVFRHSYAMHHCYQHTPLKVLQALLGHEKAESTEVYTRVFALDIAASQQITFSMPESQAVSLLKETHISGAFLTQK; translated from the coding sequence ATGACTGAGTTGACCACGCTGCCGGGACCGGAGCGTCGACCGATGTTAATGGTGCGTCCCGAAGATCACCGGCGCGCGCTGGCTCTTCGCCAGATGGCCATGGCCTATGCCGACCTGCCAAGGTACCTTTTATTGCCGGAGGTCAGCGCCCTGCTCCACTACTTGCCCGACTGGTCACAGCACGCCCTGGTCTCCACGTTGTGGAACACCGGCGGGCGGATCAATGAAGTGCTGGCGTTGAAAAGGCGCGACTTCCGGCTTAACGGCGATTACCCGCACGTGGTGATACGCACCGCCAAGCAACGCCGCGCCGGCACCGGCCGTCCGGCTAAAGGGAAATCGGCAAACCGCGTGGTGCCTTTATCCGATCCGGGGTTTGTGGACGAGCTGCGCCGGCTGTTCGCCAGCACGCGCGAAAGGATTGAGACCGATGCGCAAACCGGTGAGCGCCGTCCGCTTCCCATCTGGACGGCGACCGACAGAACGGTTAGAAACTGGTTAACCCGGGCGGTCGATGAGGCAAGGCGTGACGGCGTCACGTTTTCAGTGCCGGTCACGCCGCACGTATTTCGGCACAGCTACGCCATGCACCACTGCTATCAGCATACGCCGCTGAAGGTGCTGCAGGCATTACTCGGCCATGAAAAAGCGGAAAGTACCGAAGTGTATACGCGGGTGTTTGCGTTAGACATTGCGGCCAGCCAGCAGATCACCTTCAGCATGCCGGAGTCCCAGGCCGTAAGCCTGCTGAAAGAAACGCATATTTCAGGTGCCTTTTTGACGCAAAAATAA
- a CDS encoding AAA family ATPase, with product MIILIGSQKGGCGKSTTAANIGAELARQGKDVMLVDADRQGTASNWISDRNQNMNLPKIHSIQKFDNIHETLSDLAKRYEYVVVDSAGRDSRELRTGMSAADVLIVPFRPSQPDLDTLPALQDIITMALDLNPKLRVKALLTMAPTNPIVNETQDAKIYLADYPVLQLMNTIIRDRKIYRDCMSEGKGVVEMDNGKARGEIQCLVQEIVKW from the coding sequence ATACTTATAGGGAGCCAAAAGGGAGGCTGTGGTAAGTCCACAACCGCCGCTAATATCGGCGCTGAACTTGCACGACAGGGAAAGGATGTGATGCTTGTTGATGCTGACCGGCAGGGTACGGCATCCAACTGGATCAGCGATCGTAATCAGAATATGAATCTGCCAAAAATCCACAGCATTCAGAAGTTCGACAACATCCATGAAACGCTGTCTGACCTGGCCAAACGCTATGAGTATGTCGTTGTGGATTCCGCAGGCCGCGACAGCCGGGAACTGCGCACCGGTATGAGCGCCGCCGACGTGCTGATCGTTCCTTTCAGACCCTCGCAGCCAGACCTCGATACGCTGCCCGCACTGCAGGACATCATCACGATGGCGTTAGATCTAAATCCCAAACTTCGGGTGAAAGCGCTGCTGACCATGGCGCCGACCAACCCGATCGTGAATGAGACTCAGGATGCAAAAATTTACCTGGCAGATTATCCGGTGCTCCAGCTGATGAATACCATCATTCGGGACCGTAAAATCTACCGTGACTGCATGTCGGAAGGTAAGGGCGTGGTGGAGATGGACAACGGCAAAGCCCGCGGTGAGATCCAATGCCTGGTACAGGAGATTGTGAAATGGTAA